The Rhizobium sp. ZPR4 DNA segment GCCCGGAATGAGCCGCACAGCAGGCAAAGAAGGTCGCGCCGAGCACGAGGAACTGCGGCGAGCGGAAGATCCGGCCAAGCGGCAGGCTCTGCTCCTCCTTCTGTCCGCCCAAGCCGGTCGTTTCGGCAAGAACAGGTGCGCGCCGCACCAGCAATGCCGCCGGTATCAGCAGCACCCAGGCCATGACGCCGATGACAAGCATGGCGAAGCGCCAGTCGTAAGCCGAAATCAGGTAGCGGGCGAAAGGCGATATCGTCATCGGCGCGACGCCCATGCCGGCTGAGACCAGCGAGACCGCAAGACCTCTGCCTTTGTCGAACCAGGCCGTCGTTGCCGCGATCATCGGCGCGAAGAAGGCACTGGCGGCAAGGCCGACAAGAATGCCGTAAGTCAGCTGGAATTGCAGAAGCGAACCGGCCCGGCTTGCGAGGACGAGCGCAAGCCCAAGCAACAATGCGCCGATCACCACCACGATTCGGACGCCGAAGCGATCGCTGGCAGCGCCCCAGGCAAAAGCACCGAGGCCCATGGTCAGGAAATTCAGCGTCATGGCGGCGGCGATACCGGCATGCGACCAGCCTGTATCGGCAGCGATCGGCACCTGAAAGATCGCCAAGGAAAACATCGCGCCGAGCGCAACACAGGTCATCAGCGCGCCGGCACCGACAATCACCCAACGATAGGACGAACTCATTTTGCAGCTCCCTTCATCCGGTTCAGCCCAAGGTGCGAAAGATCGGATCGTCGTCTTCCGCGGTACGTTCGCAATAAAGACGATTGCATCGGGATGATTTCGACATTGCCGCCGGAAAAATTTTGATTGGTACTGCGGGCGATGCTTTTGAAAGTCTGGCGGCCAGATCATCCACGGGTCGGGCCTGCCATGGATGAGAGGCATCCTCGGTAGACTGAAGTGGTAGGTCAACACCTCCCCCTTAAGGGGGGAGGTCGCGGCATAGCCGCGGGCGGGGGTGACATGCCGCAAACTTGAAGATCACCCCACCCCGGCCCTATGGGCCGACCCTCCCCCTCAAGGGGAGGGTGAAGATCGCACACCGGTGCGCCCTCCGAGAAGAACGCCCCGCGCGGGTTGGTGGTCTGGACATCCAGCCGCAGCCAGCGTCCGGGATTTAATCTTGAGCTCATATAGGGCTGCTAAGACAACCGCCTCGATGCTGAAAGACCCTGCTTCGCAGCCGTAAGGCGAGCGCATGCAGCTGCAAATGACTACAGGCTCAAAGTAATACCGAACCAGATCATCAATCATGGAGCGGACTATTCAATGGCTCATATCGTCATCATCAATCCGCGTTTCGAAACCTCTTATTGGGGCATGGAACATGCCCTGCCGCTGTTCGATGCGAAGGCCAATCTTCCCGTGGCCTGTCTGCCATTGCTTGCGGCGCTGACGCCGGCCGAGCATACCGTCACGCTGGTCGATGAGAATATCGAGCCGATAGACTACGGCCTTTGCGAGAGGGCCGATATCGTTGCCCTGACGGGCATGATCGTCCAGCGCTTTCGCATGACGGAAATTCTGACCGAGCTCAAACGGCGCAACTGTTTCATCGTCGTCGGCGGACCTTGGGTTACGGTCAAGGAGGATTATTTCGGCAATCTCGTCGATGTCTCCTTCATCGGCGAGGCGGAAGAAACCTGGCCCAAATTCTTGGCTGAATGGCAGGAGGGCCATCACGCGCGGCGCTACGAACAGTCCGACAGGACGGATATGAGCACGGTGCCCGTGCCGCGCTTCGATCTTCTGAAGATGGATGACTATGCGGTCGGCAGCATCCAGTTCTCGCGCGGCTGTCCCTTCACCTGTGATTTCTGCGATATCATCGTGGTCTTCGGCCGCAAGCCGCGCATCAAGACCAGCATCCAGATCATCGCCGAGATGGAGGCGCTGCTCGCGTCAGGAATGGATACGGCCTTCATCGTCGACGACAATCTGATCGGCAACAAGAAAGCGATCAAGGAAGTGTTGCGCGATGTCGTCGCCTGGCAGGAGCGCCATCATTATCCGATGACGTTCCTGACGGAGGCGTCGATCGATCTGGCTGACGATGCCGAGCTGATGCAGCTGATGGTCGATGCCAATATCCGCACGGTCTTCATTGGCATCGAGACGCCGAACGAGGAGGCGCTGCGCGAAACCAAGAAGCTGCAGAACCTGCGCAAGGGCGGGACGATGCTGGAGAAGATCCACTCGATCCAGCAGACCGGTATGGAAGTCTGGTGCGGCATGATCCTGGGTTTCGACAGCGACGATGCGACCATTTTCGATGCGCAGCGGGTTTTCATCAAGGATGCGCGCATCGTCAACGCCATGATCGGCATGCTGGCAGCGATCCCGAAGACGCCGCTCTATACGCGCCTCGCCAAGGAAGGCAGGCTCGATCATGATGATCCGCCAGCCTACGGCACCAACGTCATTCCGCTCAACCTCTCACGGGAAACCCTGAGGGACGGGTATCTTTCGGTCTTAAGCGATCTGCATCAGCCGGCTGCCTATTTCGATCGGTTGGATGCGCTCTACATTGATGCGCGTATCGAACCGGAAAGCACTCGCTTACGCCATCTGCGCCGACATCCGTTGCGTCTGATCGCGCTCAACGCAACATGGGCACTCGAGGCGGTCGGGATTTTCGTTCGGTTGATGCGCCGGGTGAAGGAGGCGGATTTGCGCGCCACCTATCGCGCGCGGCTTTTCAACCTCCTGCGGCATCGACGATCCCCCGTGGTGCTGCAAATCTACGCGATCAAGTGCGCCATGCATTATCACGCCCATATCATGGTGCAGCAGATGCGAACCGGCGGCGGCATCGTCAATTCGTTCTGACGTAATTTGGCGGCTCGGATGGGCGCCCCGTTTTGTCGATGCGTTTTCTTTGCGTCGAAAATGGCAGGTATCGACTGTTGCCACGAAGCAACATAAGTGACTGCAAATCTGCAATTCGAAATTGTGGGCTTGCCGAATCTGAGATCTTACGTATTATACGCTCATCCGCAAATCGAACACAGGAGGCGTGATATGCAACATACACACATGTTTACCTACGCCTCTAGCGGAATGCTCGTTACTGGTTTGGTATGTGCCATGCCAGCTACACGACGAGCAACTATTTAAAGCCCGAAATAGCTTTGAATGCCGCCACTTAGGCGTTTTTCCCATAAACACATTGTGACTTGCTGATGGAATGAACCGACGCATGTTCCATGCGTCAACTCCTGATGCCGGTCGAGCTTCAAGAGGACCTGGCTGCGTAATTGCGCCAGGAAAAACAATGACGAACTCACAATTTATAGTTGCTGATAACTTAGCGGCAGCGGTCGATGAACTGTGCCTGAAATTCGGTGCTTGGAGGACGGCGCGCGCCTTGCTGCTCGTCGTCTGGAAGCAGCGTCAGACCAGGAGAGTGGTGTCGGAACTGTCGAACTATCAGCTCCGCGACATCGGTCTCCCCGAACGGGAAGACCCTCTTGGGCATCCCAGCCATATGCCCCCGCATCTGCGCACCTACAGCTGAATGGGGGCGGTGCAGGCGAATGCCCGGCTGCATGTCATTCTCGCTCCACTTTGGCTCGGGTATGGCTTTGCGGCGGGAGAAAAGACGGGAAGGGTAAGCTGTTCACGAATCGGACGCACCAAATTCGTGAGCCGATGCTTACCTAAGAACATCCCGGAAGCGAAAGTGGCAGGGGAGGAGGCGATGCATTCTCCCCTGTCACGCCGTTGTCACTGACGACCGCTTGCA contains these protein-coding regions:
- a CDS encoding DUF4070 domain-containing protein, translating into MAHIVIINPRFETSYWGMEHALPLFDAKANLPVACLPLLAALTPAEHTVTLVDENIEPIDYGLCERADIVALTGMIVQRFRMTEILTELKRRNCFIVVGGPWVTVKEDYFGNLVDVSFIGEAEETWPKFLAEWQEGHHARRYEQSDRTDMSTVPVPRFDLLKMDDYAVGSIQFSRGCPFTCDFCDIIVVFGRKPRIKTSIQIIAEMEALLASGMDTAFIVDDNLIGNKKAIKEVLRDVVAWQERHHYPMTFLTEASIDLADDAELMQLMVDANIRTVFIGIETPNEEALRETKKLQNLRKGGTMLEKIHSIQQTGMEVWCGMILGFDSDDATIFDAQRVFIKDARIVNAMIGMLAAIPKTPLYTRLAKEGRLDHDDPPAYGTNVIPLNLSRETLRDGYLSVLSDLHQPAAYFDRLDALYIDARIEPESTRLRHLRRHPLRLIALNATWALEAVGIFVRLMRRVKEADLRATYRARLFNLLRHRRSPVVLQIYAIKCAMHYHAHIMVQQMRTGGGIVNSF
- a CDS encoding DUF1127 domain-containing protein, which produces MTNSQFIVADNLAAAVDELCLKFGAWRTARALLLVVWKQRQTRRVVSELSNYQLRDIGLPEREDPLGHPSHMPPHLRTYS
- a CDS encoding MFS transporter, whose protein sequence is MSSSYRWVIVGAGALMTCVALGAMFSLAIFQVPIAADTGWSHAGIAAAMTLNFLTMGLGAFAWGAASDRFGVRIVVVIGALLLGLALVLASRAGSLLQFQLTYGILVGLAASAFFAPMIAATTAWFDKGRGLAVSLVSAGMGVAPMTISPFARYLISAYDWRFAMLVIGVMAWVLLIPAALLVRRAPVLAETTGLGGQKEEQSLPLGRIFRSPQFLVLGATFFACCAAHSGPIFHMVSYATICGVGPMAAVSIYSVEGLAGLGGRLLYGTLADRLGVKPVLVAGLLVQAAALATYLLVSELGEFYALAVIFGSAYGGVMPLYAVLAREYFGPRVIGTVFGAASMLSSIGMAAGPLIGGWIFDTFANYSWLFIGSSMVGLGAAAIALAFPPMRRLQLQAA